The following coding sequences are from one Streptomyces sp. NBC_00536 window:
- a CDS encoding glycosyltransferase — protein sequence MSQQSVGAGPVTDGGRDVFIVSNSVDELGGVTTWSHQMAGLLTGRGHRVHVVGIAPVAEEIRQQLPADLPYATTTLYESHPPAARRLHGIKGRLNAPERRRQAARRAGMRAKAEQLSALFRAARPGAVVIVTQVWAMEWVGLSDTKGLTLIGMSHESFEASHKSTRAARVRRHYRDVDRMLVLTPEDADLWIRSGMQNVGSMPNPLPFMPDTPAPRTEKVVACVGRLADEKGVDLLLDAWADAVPQHPDWTLRIYGAGVDAQMLRERCTSLGLDDSVEWMGSTNDVLGALRGASVFAQASRAEGFPITLLEAMAAGVPCAAFDCAPGVRAIVTHGEDGLLARLGNTMELAGHLRLLMADKELRDRMGDAAFQSVRRYSSAEITDRWEKLFAFLER from the coding sequence GTGAGCCAGCAGAGCGTCGGGGCCGGGCCGGTGACGGACGGCGGACGGGACGTCTTCATCGTCTCCAACAGCGTGGACGAGCTGGGCGGGGTGACCACCTGGTCGCACCAGATGGCCGGGCTCCTCACCGGCCGCGGCCACCGGGTGCACGTCGTCGGCATCGCCCCGGTCGCCGAGGAGATCCGCCAGCAGCTCCCGGCGGACCTGCCGTACGCCACGACCACGCTGTACGAGAGCCACCCGCCCGCGGCCCGCCGGCTGCACGGCATCAAGGGCCGCCTCAACGCACCCGAGCGGCGGCGCCAGGCCGCCCGCCGGGCCGGGATGCGGGCGAAGGCCGAGCAGCTCAGCGCCCTGTTCCGGGCCGCCCGGCCGGGCGCGGTCGTGATCGTCACCCAGGTGTGGGCGATGGAGTGGGTGGGGCTCAGCGACACCAAGGGGCTCACCCTCATCGGGATGAGCCACGAGTCCTTCGAGGCCAGCCACAAGTCCACCCGCGCGGCCCGGGTCCGGCGCCACTACCGCGATGTGGACCGGATGCTGGTGCTGACCCCCGAGGACGCGGACCTCTGGATCCGGTCCGGGATGCAGAACGTGGGCAGCATGCCCAACCCGCTGCCCTTCATGCCGGACACCCCGGCCCCGCGCACCGAGAAGGTCGTCGCCTGCGTGGGCCGCCTCGCCGACGAGAAGGGCGTCGACCTGCTCCTCGACGCCTGGGCGGACGCCGTCCCGCAGCACCCCGACTGGACCCTGCGGATCTACGGCGCGGGCGTGGACGCGCAGATGCTGCGCGAGCGCTGCACCTCGCTCGGGCTGGACGACTCGGTCGAGTGGATGGGCAGCACGAACGACGTGCTGGGCGCCCTGCGCGGGGCCTCGGTCTTCGCCCAGGCCTCGCGGGCCGAGGGGTTCCCGATCACCCTGCTGGAGGCGATGGCGGCGGGCGTGCCCTGCGCCGCCTTCGACTGCGCGCCGGGCGTACGGGCGATCGTCACGCACGGCGAGGACGGGCTGCTCGCGCGCCTCGGCAACACCATGGAACTGGCCGGGCACCTGCGCCTGCTGATGGCGGACAAGGAGCTGCGCGACCGGATGGGCGACGCCGCCTTCCAGAGCGTGCGCCGCTACTCCAGCGCCGAGATCACCGACCGGTGGGAGAAGCTGTTCGCGTTCCTGGAGCGCTGA
- the galE gene encoding UDP-glucose 4-epimerase GalE has product MTFLITGGAGYIGAHVVRAMLRAGEEVVVLDDLSTGDADRVPEGVPLVIGSVLDRLVLDETFQQYDITGVVHLAGKKQVGESVEKPMHYYHENVQGLTVLLEAVAAAGVRSFLFSSSASVYGMPDVDLVTEETPCAPLSPYGETKLAGEWLVRAAGRAHGISTACLRYFNVAGAATPELADTGVYNLVPMVFERYDAGQGARIFGDDYPTPDGTCIRDYIHVEDLADAHLAAARKLAEWAARGEYRDLTVNIGRGEGVSVREMVELLNENTGHDIAPVVTPRRPGDPAKVVASADRIAAELGWKARHDVREMITSAWAGWEAHRKS; this is encoded by the coding sequence ATGACGTTTCTGATCACCGGAGGCGCCGGTTACATCGGCGCACACGTCGTCCGCGCGATGCTGCGCGCCGGTGAGGAGGTCGTCGTCCTGGACGACCTGTCCACGGGCGACGCCGACCGCGTCCCGGAGGGCGTTCCACTGGTGATCGGTTCCGTTCTGGACCGCCTCGTCCTCGACGAGACCTTCCAGCAGTACGACATCACCGGCGTGGTGCACCTGGCGGGCAAGAAGCAGGTCGGCGAGTCCGTCGAGAAGCCGATGCACTACTACCACGAGAACGTCCAGGGCCTCACGGTCCTCCTGGAGGCGGTCGCCGCCGCCGGGGTCCGCAGCTTCCTCTTCTCCTCCTCCGCCTCCGTCTACGGCATGCCCGACGTGGACCTGGTCACCGAGGAGACCCCCTGCGCCCCGCTGAGCCCCTACGGCGAGACCAAGCTGGCCGGGGAGTGGCTGGTCCGCGCCGCGGGCCGGGCGCACGGCATCTCCACCGCCTGCCTGCGCTACTTCAACGTGGCGGGCGCGGCCACCCCCGAACTCGCCGACACCGGCGTCTACAACCTGGTCCCGATGGTCTTCGAGCGCTACGACGCCGGTCAGGGCGCCCGGATCTTCGGCGACGACTACCCGACCCCGGACGGCACCTGCATCCGCGACTACATCCACGTCGAGGACCTGGCCGACGCCCACCTCGCGGCCGCGCGCAAGCTCGCCGAGTGGGCGGCCCGGGGCGAGTACCGGGACCTCACCGTCAACATCGGGCGCGGCGAGGGCGTCTCCGTACGGGAGATGGTCGAGCTGCTGAACGAGAACACCGGGCACGACATCGCGCCCGTCGTCACCCCGCGCCGCCCCGGCGACCCGGCGAAGGTCGTGGCCTCGGCCGACCGGATCGCGGCGGAGCTGGGCTGGAAGGCCCGCCACGACGTCCGCGAGATGATCACCTCGGCGTGGGCGGGCTGGGAAGCGCACCGCAAGAGCTGA
- a CDS encoding glycosyltransferase family 2 protein yields MSSSNTPRVSVVVIAYNDAALVGEAVASALAQGPVVGEVIAVDDASADGTGKVLDELAAVHPRLKVVHRTGNSGGCGTPRNDGIAAATLPYVLFLDSDDVLPPGAAAALVRGAEEHRAPVTVGACVRRELPQGHDVPWMPGLHTPGEVIERPADRPGLVRDTLCVNKLYERSFLDEHAIRFPDGRFVYEDFVFTARVLAAAPRIAVVPELVYVWHVRRAAARVSISLDRKDVGNWASRVEAHRAAAAVLAAADPALGLACQVKFLEYDLRMYLRELGTDPGYQAAWWTLTRDYVAGFDEAATRAAGARARWIVRVLAATPAPPADVRRLTRFAAEPPRLLPPYARDADGAPVWSEETPAVLDGLAELPVAELPVTVDAEPAGGGARLSLRVHDLYGRLAEAAPRTAQLRFVPRAGGEPVVVPAVDLRPDGADGWSAELPFRLAALAATGRRRGLRGIQAWDVRVSVECADGSSLLTSLRPLGDLLRRRALLSGRYGVLLTQPYRTAAGSLALRLAPGAEGAATFVRNRLDRARPGRRSR; encoded by the coding sequence GTGAGCAGCAGCAACACTCCCCGCGTCTCCGTCGTGGTCATCGCGTACAACGACGCCGCGCTCGTGGGCGAAGCCGTCGCCTCGGCGCTCGCCCAGGGCCCCGTGGTGGGCGAGGTCATCGCGGTCGACGACGCGTCCGCCGACGGCACCGGCAAGGTGCTGGACGAGCTGGCCGCCGTACACCCGCGCCTGAAGGTCGTGCACCGCACCGGGAACAGCGGGGGCTGCGGCACGCCGCGCAACGACGGGATCGCGGCCGCCACCCTGCCCTACGTGCTCTTCCTCGACAGCGACGACGTGCTGCCCCCGGGGGCGGCCGCGGCCCTGGTCCGGGGCGCCGAGGAGCACCGCGCGCCCGTGACCGTCGGCGCGTGCGTACGGCGCGAGCTGCCGCAGGGCCACGACGTGCCGTGGATGCCCGGACTGCACACCCCCGGCGAGGTCATCGAGCGCCCCGCGGACCGGCCCGGTCTGGTCCGCGACACCCTGTGCGTCAACAAGCTGTACGAGCGGTCCTTCCTGGACGAGCACGCGATCCGATTCCCCGACGGCCGCTTCGTCTACGAGGACTTCGTCTTCACCGCCCGCGTCCTGGCCGCCGCCCCCCGCATCGCGGTCGTCCCCGAGCTGGTCTACGTCTGGCACGTGCGCCGCGCCGCCGCCCGGGTGTCCATCTCCCTGGACCGCAAGGACGTCGGGAACTGGGCGTCCCGGGTCGAGGCCCACCGCGCCGCCGCCGCGGTCCTCGCCGCCGCCGACCCCGCCCTCGGCCTCGCCTGCCAGGTGAAGTTCCTGGAGTACGACCTGCGCATGTACCTGCGGGAGCTGGGCACCGACCCCGGCTACCAGGCCGCCTGGTGGACCCTGACCCGGGACTACGTCGCCGGGTTCGACGAGGCCGCCACCCGGGCGGCCGGGGCCCGGGCCCGCTGGATCGTCCGCGTCCTCGCCGCCACCCCGGCGCCGCCCGCCGACGTCCGGCGCCTGACCCGCTTCGCCGCCGAACCGCCGCGGCTGCTGCCCCCGTACGCCCGTGACGCCGACGGCGCCCCGGTGTGGAGCGAGGAGACCCCCGCGGTCCTCGACGGGCTGGCCGAGCTGCCCGTCGCCGAGCTGCCCGTGACCGTCGACGCGGAACCGGCCGGCGGCGGCGCACGTCTTTCCCTGCGTGTCCACGACCTGTACGGGCGCCTCGCCGAGGCCGCGCCCCGCACCGCGCAGCTGCGGTTCGTGCCGCGCGCGGGCGGCGAACCGGTCGTGGTCCCGGCGGTCGACCTGCGCCCCGACGGCGCGGACGGCTGGAGCGCCGAACTGCCCTTCCGGCTCGCCGCGCTGGCCGCGACGGGCCGCCGCAGGGGCCTGCGCGGGATCCAGGCCTGGGACGTCAGGGTGAGCGTGGAGTGCGCCGACGGCAGCTCCCTGCTCACCTCCCTGCGCCCCCTCGGCGACCTGCTGCGGCGCCGCGCGCTGCTCAGCGGCCGGTACGGTGTTCTGCTGACGCAGCCCTACCGCACGGCCGCCGGATCGCTCGCGCTGCGGCTCGCGCCCGGCGCGGAGGGCGCCGCCACCTTCGTACGCAACCGCCTCGACCGCGCCCGTCCGGGGCGCCGGTCACGCTAG